The following coding sequences are from one Bradyrhizobium sp. WSM471 window:
- a CDS encoding Rieske (2Fe-2S) protein — translation MARHVIAAVDELPPGTRKFLEIDGRPIAVFNIKGEYFGLMNRCPHQGAALCEGPLIGLAQSKDPGEIEYTKLGEIIRCPWHGWEFDIRTGQSYCDPRRFRVKAYPAHVEPGTSVVKGPYVAETIPVKVESDYVVVDL, via the coding sequence ATGGCGCGGCATGTGATTGCCGCGGTCGATGAGCTTCCGCCCGGCACGCGAAAATTTCTGGAGATCGACGGACGGCCGATCGCGGTCTTCAACATCAAGGGTGAATATTTCGGCCTGATGAACCGCTGCCCGCATCAGGGCGCGGCGCTGTGCGAGGGACCGCTGATCGGGCTCGCGCAATCGAAGGATCCGGGCGAGATCGAATACACCAAGCTCGGCGAGATCATTCGCTGCCCCTGGCATGGCTGGGAGTTCGACATCCGAACCGGCCAGTCCTATTGCGACCCCCGCCGCTTCCGCGTGAAGGCCTACCCGGCCCATGTCGAGCCGGGTACGAGCGTGGTGAAGGGGCCGTACGTTGCCGAGACAATTCCGGTGAAAGTCGAGAGCGATTACGTCGTGGTGGACCTGTAG